From a single Rutidosis leptorrhynchoides isolate AG116_Rl617_1_P2 chromosome 5, CSIRO_AGI_Rlap_v1, whole genome shotgun sequence genomic region:
- the LOC139846926 gene encoding cyclin-dependent protein kinase inhibitor SMR6-like, whose product MGFSKKHDGESLEGKKWVIAGITMRAPLKSLSTKKVREDDGGNLNSGSTTPTSKGSKIPEVLPCPPPPRKRRPVTACHHNGNHREFFTSPELDSLFSLLSKAN is encoded by the coding sequence ATGGGTTTTTCAAAAAAACACGATGGGGAATCTTTAGAAGGAAAGAAATGGGTGATTGCAGGAATCACCATGAGAGCTCCATTAAAATCTTTATCTACAAAGAAAGTGAGAGAAGATGATGGTGGAAACTTAAACTCCGGCAGCACAACTCCGACGTCAAAAGGGTCAAAGATACCGGAAGTTTTGCCCTGCCCGCCACCGCCGAGGAAACGCCGGCCGGTGACCGCGTGTCACCATAATGGAAATCATAGGGAGTTTTTTACTTCACCGGAGTTGGATTCCTTATTTAGTCTTCTTTCAAAggcaaattaa